The Primulina huaijiensis isolate GDHJ02 chromosome 12, ASM1229523v2, whole genome shotgun sequence genome has a window encoding:
- the LOC140989238 gene encoding alanine--tRNA ligase-like: MGSQASELEWPANRVRDTFVKFFEDKAHVHWKSSPVVPLNDPTLLFANAGMNQFKPIFLGTADPNTELSKLTCACNTQKCIRAGGKHNDLDDVGKDTYHHTFFEMLGNWSFGDYFKKEAIEWAWELLTKVYKLPSDRIYATYFGGDEKLGLPPDTEAMKNWLKFLPPGRVLPFGCKDNFWEMGDTGPCGPCTEIHFDRIGNRDASSLVNNDDPTAIEIWNLVFIQFNRESDGSLKSLPAKHVDTGMGFERLTSILQTKMSNYDTDVFLPIFDAIQKATGCRPYTGKVGSDDVDKVDMAYRVVADHIRTISFAIADGSCPGNEGREYVLRRILRRAVRYGTEVLKAQQGFFNGLVDVVVDVMGDVFPELKQHKIKIREIIADEEASFGRTLVKGIEKFKKAAQEVQGAILSGQDAFDLWDTYGFPLDLTQLMAEERGLSVDIEGFDVAMDKARERSRNALNKQAGGIIAMDADATSVLHKRGVAATDDSFKFSRIQDHESVIKAIYTGSEYLESVAPDEEVGIILETTSFYAEQGGQIYDTGMLVGDDGVFEVTNVQIYGGFVVHIGSFRGKTGRLYIGDKAICKVNYERRTMIAPNHTCTHMLNFALRQVLGNHVDQKGSIVLPEKLRFDFSHGKPVKPEELRKIESIVNEQIQEGLDVFSKETRLTDAKSIKGLRAVFGEVYPDPVRVVSIGKKVEDLLANPDNEDWLSISAELCGGTHMSNTREAKAFALLSEEGIAKGVRRVTAVTLDYAFRAMELASSLEQEINEASKTEGTILEQKVTSLNGRVEGASIPSAKKADLKAKISELQSQVIKAKKKIGEENMQKAIDSTVQMAEAASSNGKAYCILHVNVGSDTTAIREAVVKVMEKKGMAVMVFSKDETVNKAFVCAGVPEKEGKLKQLNVKEWLNEVLDPIGGKGGGGKGGLAQGQASDVSHMATAMDVAESFAAMKLN, translated from the exons ATGGGATCTCAGGCAAGTGAATTGGAATGGCCTGCCAACAGAGTAAGGGATACCTTTGTCAAATTCTTTGAAGACAAAGCGCATGTTCATTGGAAATCAAGTCCAGTTGTTCCTCTCAATGATCCAACTCTTCTCTTTGCAAATGCCG GGATGAACCAGTTCAAACCCATATTTCTAGGCACTGCCGACCCCAACACTGAGTTGAGCAAACTGACCTGTGCTTGCAACACCCAAAAGTGTATCCGTGCTGGTGGTAAACACAACGATCTCGATGATGTGGGCAAGGACACTTACCACCACACTTTCTTTGAGATGCTCGGAAATTGGTCATTTGGGGACTACTTCAAGAAGGAAGCCATTGAATGGGCTTGGGAGCTTCTCACCAAG GTGTATAAATTACCTAGCGATCGAATATATGCCACCTATTTTGGAGGTGACGAAAAACTTGGTCTTCCACCTGATACTGAAGCTATGAAAAATTGGCTCAAATTTCTCCCTCCTGGGCGCGTATTGCCTTTTGGATGTAAA GACAATTTCTGGGAGATGGGAGATACAGGACCATGTGGTCCCTGCACTGAAATTCATTTCGATAGGATTGGCAATCGTGATGCTTCATCGCTTGTGAACAATGATGATCCTACAGCAATTGAGATATGGAATCTTGTGTTTATTCAG TTTAACAGGGAATCTGATGGCTCATTGAAATCTCTACCTGCGAAACATGTTGACACCGGAATGGGTTTCGAGAGACTGACTTCTATTCTCCAAACTAAGATGAGCAATTATGATACCGATGTGTTCTTACCCATCTTTGATGCAATACAGAAG GCTACTGGATGCCGGCCATATACTGGCAAAGTTGGATCTGATGATGTGGATAAAGTTGACATGGCATACAGGGTAGTGGCTGATCATATTAGAACGATTTCATTTGCCATTGCTGATGGCTCGTGCCCTG GCAATGAGGGGCGTGAGTATGTACTAAGGCGCATTCTTCGTCGAGCTGTGCGATATGGTACTGAAGTTTTAAAAGCACAGCAAGGCTTCTTCAATGG GCTCGTAGATGTTGTGGTGGATGTCATGGGAGATGTTTTCCCCGAGCTGAAGCAACACAAGATAAAAATTCGGGAGATCATTGCAGATGAAGAAGCCAGCTTTGGCAGGACTTTGGTTAAA GGAATCGAGAAATTTAAGAAGGCTGCTCAAGAAGTCCAAGGGGCAATCCTCAGTGGGCAG GATGCTTTTGACTTATGGGACACATATGGATTTCCTCTGGATCTAACACAG TTGATGGCAGAAGAAAGAGGCCTGTCTGTTGACATTGAAGGTTTCGATGTGGCTATGGATAAGGCAAGAGAAAGGTCAAGGAATGCTCTGAATAAG CAAGCTGGTGGCATTATAGCCATGGATGCTGATGCGACATCTGTATTGCACAAAAGAGGAGTTGCTGCTACAGATGACTCATTTAAGTTTTCGAGGATTCAG GATCATGAAAGTGTGATAAAGGCTATTTACACCGGAAGTGAGTATTTGGAAAGTGTTGCTCCCGATGAAGAGGTTGGCATTATCCTGGAAACTACCAGCTTCTACGCTGAGCAAGGTGGTCAg ATATATGATACCGGAATGCTAGTAGGCGATGATGGAGTTTTTGAAGTGACTAACGTTCAGATCTATGGTGGATTTGTTGTTCATATTGGCTCATTTCGTGGAAAAACTGGCAGATTGTATATTGGAGATAAAGCTATTTGTAAG GTTAACTATGAAAGACGGACAATGATCGCTCCAAATCATACATGCACACACATGTTGAATTTTGCTCTAAGG CAAGTACTTGGGAATCATGTTGATCAGAAAGGTTCCATTGTTCTTCCTGAAAAATTGAGATTTGATTTTTCTCATG GAAAACCTGTAAAGCCTGAGGAGCTGCGAAAAATTGAGTCAATTGTAAATGAACAAATACAAGAAGGGCTGGATGTATTCTCAAAGGAGACCAGGTTGACTGATGCAAAGAGTATAAAAGGTCTAAGAGCTGTTTTCGGGGAG GTGTATCCTGACCCTGTCAGGGTAGTTTCAATTGGTAAGAAAGTTGAGGATCTACTTGCTAATCCTGATAATGAAGACTGGTTGTCAATCTCTGCTGAGCTCTGCGGAG GTACACATATGTCAAACACGAGGGAAGCCAAGGCATTCGCTCTCTTGTCCGAGGAAGGGATTGCTAAGGGAGTCCGTAGAGTTACGGCAGTGACGTTAGATTATGCGTTCAGAGCCATGGAACTGGCATCCTCCCTTGAACAGGAAATAAACGAAGCATCCAAGACTGAAGGAACCATTCTGGAACAG AAAGTAACATCTTTAAATGGCCGTGTGGAAGGAGCATCTATTCCTTCTGCAAAGAAAGCTGATCTCAAGGCCAAAATCTCGGAGCTCCAG AGTCAAGTGATTAAAGCCAAAAAGAAAATCGGTGAAGAGAATATGCAGAAAGCCATTGATAGTACTGTGCAAATGGCAGAAGCTGCTTCTTCAAATGGAAAAGCCTACTGCATCTTGCATGTCAATGTTGGTTCAGATACTACTGCCATCAGAGAAGCAGTTGTCAAAGTCATGGAGAAGAAG GGTATGGCGGTTATGGTTTTCAGTAAGGATGAAACAGTGAACAAGGCCTTTGTGTGTGCTGGTGTGCCGGAGAAAGAAGGCAAGCTCAAGCAATTAAATGTCAAAGAATGGTTGAACGAAGTTTTGGATCCCATTGGCGGAAAGGGTGGTGGTGGAAAAGGGGGTCTGGCACAAGGCCAG GCAAGTGATGTATCCCATATGGCAACTGCAATGGATGTGGCTGAATCCTTTGCTGCCATGAAGTTGAACTGA
- the LOC140989239 gene encoding alanine--tRNA ligase-like: MELASSLEQEINEASKTEGTILEQKVTSLNGRVEGASIPSAKKADLKAKISELQSQVIKAKKKIGEENMQKAIDSTVQMAEAASSNGKAYCILHVNVGSDTTAIREAVVKVMEKKGMAVMVFSKDETVNKAFVCAGVPEKEGKLKQLNVKEWLNEVLDPIGGKGGGGKGGLAQGQASDVSHMATAMDVAESFAAMKLN, translated from the exons ATGGAACTGGCATCCTCCCTTGAACAGGAAATAAACGAAGCATCCAAGACTGAAGGAACCATTCTGGAACAG AAAGTAACATCTTTAAATGGCCGTGTGGAAGGAGCATCTATTCCTTCTGCAAAGAAAGCTGATCTCAAGGCCAAAATCTCGGAGCTCCAG AGTCAAGTGATTAAAGCCAAAAAGAAAATCGGTGAAGAGAATATGCAGAAAGCCATTGATAGTACTGTGCAAATGGCAGAAGCTGCTTCTTCAAATGGAAAAGCCTACTGCATCTTGCATGTCAATGTTGGTTCAGATACTACTGCCATCAGAGAAGCAGTTGTCAAAGTCATGGAGAAGAAG GGTATGGCGGTTATGGTTTTCAGTAAGGATGAAACAGTGAACAAGGCCTTTGTGTGTGCTGGTGTGCCGGAGAAAGAAGGCAAGCTCAAGCAATTAAATGTCAAAGAATGGTTGAACGAAGTTTTGGATCCCATTGGCGGAAAGGGTGGTGGTGGAAAAGGGGGTCTGGCACAAGGCCAG GCAAGTGATGTATCCCATATGGCAACTGCAATGGATGTGGCTGAATCCTTTGCTGCCATGAAGTTGAACTGA
- the LOC140990333 gene encoding uncharacterized protein translates to MSMTTSSNVVGHELTRFRLKPYQRPQVMSLNPVSNLGISSFNIRFEGNKSRVQFGRKLKRSSFTVYATSVPAAPLPSTPPPSGSIKSWILGMVVSLILPFFSHKWGPLWVLEKRIVSAVQTVEDIVEVVEKVAEEVEKIAEDISDDLPQGKLKEMVDFVENMADKTAKTADSLDQLIDKVQEVEEKVECIVESVDKEGNSSPTEATQAGN, encoded by the exons ATGTCGATGACTACAAGCTCTAACGTTGTTGGGCACGAGTTGACCCGGTTCCGATTGAAGCCATATCAGAGACCTCAAGTTATGTCATTGAATCCTGTCTCCAACTTGGGTATCTCGAGTTTCAACATCAGATTTGAGGGCAACAAATCAAGGGTGCAATTTGGTAGGAAACTCAAAag GAGTTCTTTTACTGTTTATGCTACTAGTGTGCCGGCAGCTCCATTGCCTTCTACCCCTCCACCTTCCGGATCAAT AAAAAGTTGGATTCTTGGAATGGTGGTATCCCTGATACTGCCTTTCTTCTCTCACAAATGGGGGCCATTATGGGTTCTTGAAA AGAGGATTGTGAGTGCAGTGCAAACAGTGGAAGATATAGTGGAAGTGGTTGAAAAAGTGGCGGAGGAGGTAGAGAAGATTGCCGAAGACATATCGGATGATCTTCCCCAAGGAAAACTAAAGGAAATGGTGGACTTTGTTGAAAATATGGCTGATAAAACTGCTAAAACTGCTGATTCTCTCGATCAACTTATTGacaag GTTCAAGAAGTGGAAGAGAAGGTGGAATGCATAGTCGAATCTGTAGACAAGGAAGGCAACAGTTCTCCTACAGAAGCAACACAAGCTGGCAATTGA
- the LOC140990206 gene encoding cold shock domain-containing protein 3-like, with the protein MAETGRLTGTVKWFSGQKGFGFITTDDGGEDIFVHFSEIQSDGFRTLREGQQVEFKVGSEEDGSSRAVDVMILARNYTHGGRRGVRGGYRGGRSGGGYRGESVGDGMECYNCGRMGHLARDCYRDGGGAAGGYRGYSRGGGVRGRGRRGGGRGRECYNCGEEGHLARDCPVQQS; encoded by the coding sequence ATGGCGGAAACAGGGAGATTGACGGGGACGGTGAAATGGTTCAGTGGGCAAAAGGGATTCGGCTTCATCACCACCGATGATGGCGGCGAAGATATATTCGTGCACTTCTCGGAGATCCAGTCGGATGGTTTCAGGACTCTTCGGGAGGGCCAGCAGGTTGAGTTCAAGGTGGGAAGTGAGGAAGACGGGTCAAGCAGAGCTGTTGATGTCATGATTCTTGCAAGGAATTACACCCATGGAGGAAGACGCGGTGTTCGTGGTGGTTATAGAGGGGGGAGGTCCGGCGGTGGGTACCGAGGCGAAAGTGTGGGTGATGGGATGGAGTGTTATAACTGTGGAAGAATGGGTCATCTGGCTAGGGATTGTTATCGTGACGGCGGAGGAGCTGCTGGTGGATACAGAGGATATAGCCGTGGCGGCGGCGTCCGCGGTAGAGGTCGCCGAGGCGGTGGCCGCGGCAGGGAGTGTTACAATTGTGGTGAAGAAGGGCATTTAGCGAGGGATTGTCCAGTTCAGCAAAGTTGA
- the LOC140989358 gene encoding synaptonemal complex protein 1-like translates to MSRILGLSGLKSLEQFKYQPGSKSGAAKTKTLPISLDSVSSGSFSNLKSTAEKLIKEQASAKNDLELTNSKIKKLTEQIQILEEKLQTALNENAKRKVKQKEDEKLWKGLDSKFYLTKTLCEQLDETLQQLTIQVQDAEKDKAYFEDKLSETSVALDKLHEQMKSMSSRLESSEETVKIRGQEIMELGLAKEQMEKFFLDEKNKTTIQLEEKDNKIKQLEEADDSNQLALKSLTSKLEELQVELRVKEEDLQQLRNCKEKLVKDNMDLLSSKNDFANRLETALMEFKNLADFVNLLVERVTELEIQSLTFSENLIQLNALYDSCLDLAKKEKELAAQNAQQKFDKILYQSICVTSEKNTLQLVNQELNGKVLELQKDQEFAMVQHVEDCRLAEEKIRKLESEAEILLSKQTEMQAFIAKLEDTVKISLENSRLSEKEMKDLSLKLSKVDNDSNNLIKGLKADILEKQEVIDRSKNDIEKNEENLASLEKRVSELDIALEEKDQLILELKTREKQLEDQKEDIKASLNDAVNNLEEAKNQYEQLLKSKQIELSKHLKEISQRNDQEINDIRRKYEMEKQESVNHEKEKAEKAIRDVEKQLEEKVAENKKESQEYLVRVQEEHAALIGCIQQGYSSKEMTLISKHSEELRRSQLQAETELREKTSSLRSEHEAQLRALRCEHQDECRRLEEELDILKTKEEQQRALLQLQWKVMGDNPQDDQEVNSKKTRRSGSGKRIKHDLDRTKGDEKDSPYQKDSQTPVSNLLKRVEKVNPGSVMSLPKHSRKVTHHEYEIETSNGRTITKRRKTKSTVMFGDPRKHGNRDKPKPKTPNQATKGTKGGGHQNPSKLGDLFSEGSLNPYADDPYAFD, encoded by the exons ATGAGTCGGATTTTAGGACTGTCAGGCTTGAAAAGCCTCGAACAGTTCAAGTATCAACCAGGTTCTAAGTCTGGAGCTGCGAAAACGAAGACACTTCCGATCTCCTTGGACTCGGTTTCCTCTGGAAGCTTCTCGAATCTGAAGAGTACTGCAG AAAAATTGATCAAAGAACAAGCTTCTGCAAAAAATGACCTCGAACTTACA AATTCTAAGATCAAGAAACTGACGGAGCAAATTCAAATACTGGAAGAGAAATTGCAAACTGCACTCAATGAAAATGCAAAGCGAAAAGTGAAGCAGAAAGAGGATGAGAAACTCTGGAAAGGACTGGACTCTAAGTTCTATTTGACAAAAACGTTGTGCGAACAACTCGATGAAACTTTGCAGCAATTAACTATTCAGGTTCAGGATG CTGAGAAAGATAAGGCATATTTTGAAGATAAACTGTCTGAAACATCAGTTGCCCTTGATAAATTACACGAGCAGATGAAGTCTATGTCCTCGAGGTTGGAGTCTTCAGAAGAAACGGTTAAAATTA GGGGGCAAGAAATTATGGAACTTGGTCTTGCTAAGGAACAAATGGAGAAATTTTTCCTGGATGAAAAGAATAAGACAACCATCCAGCTTGAGGAGAAAG ATAACAAGATTAAACAATTGGAAGAAGCTGATGACAGTAATCAGCTGGCTTTGAAAAGTTTGACTTCTAAGTTGGAAGAGTTGCAAGTTGAATTGAGAGTAAAAGAAGAAGACCTGCAACAATTGAGGAACTGCAAAGAAAAATTGGTGAAAGATAACATGGATCTACTATCTAGCAAAAACGATTTTGCTAACAGGTTAGAAACGGCACTCATGGAGTTCAAGAATCTGGCAGATTTTGTCAACTTGCTTGTTGAGAGGGTTACAGAATTGGAGATTCAAAGCCTAACCTTTTCTGAAAATTTAATTCAGCttaatgctttatatgattcgTGTCTTGACCTAGCTAAGAAAGAGAAAGAACTTGCTGCTCAGAATGCTCAACAAAAGTTTGATAAGATCCTCTACCAGTCTATATGCGTCACATCAGAGAAAAATACTTTACAATTGGTTAATCAGGAATTGAATGGTAAAGTCCTTGAGCTTCAGAAAGATCAGGAATTCGCAATGGTGCAGCATGTAGAAGATTGCCGGTTGGCGGAAGAGAAAATTCGGAAATTGGAATCCGAAGCAGAAATACTTTTATCTAAGCAGACTGAAATGCAAGCTTTCATAGCCAAATTAGAGGATACTGTGAAGATTTCATTAGAAAACTCAAGATTGTCTGAAAAAGAAATG AAAGATTTGTCTCTGAAACTTTCCAAGGTAGATAATGATAGTAATAATCTTATCAAAGGGTTAAAAGCAGATATCCTCGAAAAGCAAGAAGTAATCGATCGTTCGAAGAACGATattgaaaaaaatgaagaaaatttaGCATCACTTGAAAAAAGAGTCAGTGAGCTTGACATTGCGTTGGAGGAGAAGGACCAGCTAATATTGGAACTCAAGACGAGAGAAAAACAGTTGGAAGATCAGAAAGAAGAT ATCAAGGCATCACTGAATGATGCTGTAAATAACCTAGAAGAAGCGAAGAATCAATACGAACAGTTGTTAAAAAGTAAACAAATAGAGTTGTCAAAGCATCTGAAAGAAATATCTCAGAGAAATGACCAG GAAATTAATGATATACGGAGGAAGTATGAGATGGAGAAGCAGGAGAGTGTTAATCATGAAAAAGAAAAG GCCGAGAAAGCTATCAGGGATGTGGAAAAGCAACTGGAGGAAAAGGTGgcagaaaataaaaaagaatctCAAGAATACTTGGTTCGTGTACAAGAAGAACATGCTGCATTG ATTGGCTGCATTCAGCAGGGATACAGTAGCAAAGAAATGACCCTCATATCTAAGCACAGTGAAGAACTGAGACGCTCCCAGCTTCAAGCTGAAACTGAGCTCAGAGAG AAAACATCATCACTTAGGTCTGAGCACGAGGCTCAGCTACGAGCTTTGAGGTGTGAGCACCAAGATGAGTGCAGAAGACTGGAGGAGGAGTTGGATATTTTAAAAACCAAG GAAGAGCAGCAGAGGGCATTACTGCAACTGCAATGGAAAGTAATGGGTGACAACCCACAAGACGACCAAGAAGTCAACTCTAAAAAG ACGAGAAGATCTGGCAGTGGCAAGAGAATTAAGCATGATCTGGACAGAACAAAaggagatgaaaag GATTCACCATACCAGAAAGATTCTCAAACACCAGTGTCAAATTTGTTGAAAAGGGTGGAAAAGGTTAACCCTGGAAGTGTAATGAGTCTTCCTAAGCATAGTAGGAAG GTGACTCACCATGAATATGAAATTGAAACATCAAATGGAAGAACAATCACAAAGCGAAGAAAAACTAAGAGCACAGTGATGTTTGGG GACCCAAGAAAGCATGGGAATAGAGATAAGCCAAAACCTAAGACTCCCAATCAAGCAACCAAG GGAACTAAAGGTGGAGGCCATCAAAATCCTTCCAAATTAGGCGATTTGTTCTCAGAAGGATCTCTTAATCCTTATGCTGATGATCCCTATGCATTTGATTAG
- the LOC140990615 gene encoding ubiquitin-related modifier 1 homolog 2-like — MLLKNSGGPELLCIFVKIHQVNVHLQAEENQQLTVKHLLSWVRTNLIKERPEMFMKGDTVRPGVLVLVNDCDWELSGQLDTTLEEKDVIVFISTLHGG, encoded by the exons ATGCTTCTGAAAAACAGTGGAGGACCGGAACTTTTATGCATTTTTGTGAAGATCCATCAAGTAAATGTCCACCTACAGGCTGAAGAAAACCAG CAATTAACTGTGAAACACTTGCTCTCTTGGGTCCGCACCAATTTGATTAAGGAAAGGCCCGAAATGTTTATGAAAGGGGATACTGT AAGACCTGGAGTTTTAGTCCTTGTGAATGACTGTGATTGGGAACTCAGCGGACAGCTTGACACGACGCTAGAGGAGAAGGACGTCATCGTTTTCATCTCAACATTGCATGGAGGATAA
- the LOC140990182 gene encoding phosphatidylinositol 4-phosphate 5-kinase 1-like — protein MQEALLFCLPEEKKRMPESLLCIKLVENDKRKTNGETLDTDSEKFLDITSTIITPRSVVIIPRSKSQGTCRRVTPTSISENNAAYIDEKYLPNGDLYIGTFSNNTPHGSGKYLWKDGCMYEGEWKKGKASGKGKFSWSSGATFEGEFKSGRMEGTGTYIGSDGDMYKGSWAGDRKHGYGVKHYGNGDCYEGQWKKNLQDGQGRYVWSNGNEYIGEWKNGMINGRGVLVWNNGNRYDGNWENGIPKGHGVFTWPDGSCYIGCWSADYSKNSNRTQVLNGTFYPAHNSKNRNRTDEGLHGYFGSKLSTPLLMVGDESVNVVIGGGGGKKRLSVDGCVMAERAFPRICIWESDGEAGDITCDIMDDVEASMLYREGFPLDRDLIKQFRKNPCFGGGEEKKPGQTISKGHKNYDLMLNLQLGIRYSVGKHTSSVRDLKLSDFDPKEKFWTRFPPEGSKLTPPHQSVEFRWKDYCPVVFRHLRELFHVDPADYMLAICGNDALRELSSPGKSGSFFYLTQDDRFMIKTVKKSEVKVLVKMLPSYHQHVCCYENSLVTKFFGVHCVKPVGGIKTRFIVMGNLFCSEYRIHRRFDLKGSSHGRSTEKPEGERDETTTLKDLDLNFVFRLQTNWYQEVIKQIERDCEFLEAEGIMDYSLLVGLHFRDNNSAEKIGLSPFLLRTGNNGSYQNEKFIRGCRFLEAELQDMDRVLAGRKPLIRLGANMPARAERVVRRSDFDQYTPGGFNNLRPSRSGEIYEVVLYFGIIDILQDYDISKKLEHMYKSLQVKSTSISAVDPKLYSKRFRDFIGRIFIKDR, from the exons ATGCAGGAAGCCTTATTATTTTGCTTGCCAGAAGAGAAGAAAAGAATGCCAGAGTCACTGTTATGCATAAAGCTTGTAGAAAATGACAAGAGGAAAACGAATGGAGAGACTTTAGATACCGACTCGGAGAAATTCCTTGATattactagcacaatcattacGCCGAGATCAGTTGTCATTATTCCTAGAAGCAAATCACAAGGCACCTGCCGTAGGGTAACACCCACCTCCATTTCAGAGAACAACGCAGCTTATATCGACGAGAAATATCTCCCAAATGGAGATCTGTATATTGGAACATTCTCGAACAATACGCCACATGGATCCGGTAAGTACTTGTGGAAAGACGGGTGTATGTATGAAGGCGAGTGGAAGAAGGGAAAAGCGAGTGGGAAGGGGAAGTTTTCCTGGTCTTCCGGAGCGACCTTTGAAGGTGAATTCAAGTCGGGTCGGATGGAGGGTACTGGCACTTATATCGGGTCCGACGGAGATATGTATAAGGGCTCGTGGGCCGGGGATCGGAAGCATGGCTACGGAGTAAAGCATTACGGTAATGGGGATTGTTACGAAGGGCAGTGGAAGAAGAATCTGCAAGACGGCCAAGGGAGGTATGTTTGGAGTAACGGGAATGAGTATATTGGGGAGTGGAAGAATGGGATGATTAATGGGAGAGGCGTTTTAGTATGGAACAACGGGAATAGGTATGATGGAAATTGGGAAAATGGGATTCCAAAAGGGCATGGAGTTTTCACTTGGCCTGATGGAAGTTGTTACATTGGATGCTGGTCTGCTGATTATAGTAAAAATAGTAATAGGACCCAGGTTTTGAACGGTACTTTTTACCCAGCTCACAATTCCAAGAACAGGAATAGGACTGACGAAGGTTTACATGGGTATTTTGGCAGTAAGCTGTCCACTCCTTTGCTGATGGTGGGGGATGAGAGCGTAAATGTGGTGATTGGGGGCGGCGGTGGGAAGAAGAGGTTGTCTGTGGATGGTTGTGTTATGGCGGAGAGAGCTTTTCCGAGGATTTGTATCTGGGAATCGGATGGCGAAGCTGGGGATATAACTTGTGATATCATGGATGATGTGGAGGCATCAATGTTGTATAGAGAAGGGTTTCCGTTGGATCGAGATTTGATAAAACAGTTCCGTAAGAATCCGTGTTTTGGTGGCGGGGAAGAGAAGAAGCCTGGACAGACAATATCCAAAGGGCACAAGAATTATGATTTGATGCTGAATCTCCAGTTGGGTATAAG ATATTCTGTGGGAAAGCATACTTCCTCTGTGCGTGATCTTAAGCTGAGTGATTTTGATCCTAAGGAGAAGTTTTGGACTAGGTTCCCTCCCGAAGGATCCAAATTGACTCCGCCCCATCAATCTGTAGAGTTCCGATGGAAAGATTATTGTCCTGTGGTGTTTAG ACATTTAAGAGAATTATTCCACGTAGATCCCGCGGATTACATGTTAGCCATTTGTGGGAATGATGCACTAAGGGAGCTTTCGTCTCCAGGGAAAAGTGGAAGTTTCTTTTACCTGACACAAGATGATAGGTTTATGATCAAAACAGTGAAAAAATCAGAAGTCAAG gtGCTTGTAAAGATGCTTCCTAGTTACCATCAGCATGTCTGTTGCTATGAAAATTCCTTGGTCACAAAGTTCTTTGGCGTACATTGCGTAAAACCAGTTGGTGGGATCAAG ACTCGATTCATCGTAATGGGAAACTTGTTCTGCTCTGAGTATCGAATACATAGAAGGTTCGACTTGAAAGGATCATCACATGGACGCTCAACCGAGAAGCCTGAGGGTGAGAGAGATGAAACCACAACTCTCAAAGATCTTGATCTAAACTTTGTATTTAGGCTTCAGACCAACTGGTATCAAGAAGTTATCAA ACAAATCGAACGTGATTGTGAATTCTTGGAGGCTGAGGGAATCATGGATTACAGTCTTTTAGTTGGTCTTCATTTCCGTGACAATAATTCTGCAGAAAAAATTGGTTTGTCACCTTTTTTGTTGCGTACAg GTAACAATGGTTCTTATCAAAATGAGAAATTCATTCGCGGCTGTCGATTTCTTGAAGCAGAACTTCAAGACATGGATCGGGTGTTAGCCGGCAG GAAGCCATTGATCAGACTTGGAGCCAACATGCCAGCACGGGCAGAACGAGTGGTTCGGAGGAGCGATTTTGATCAGTATACACCAGGTGGATTTAACAATTTGAGACCTTCCCGAAGCGGTGAAATCTACGAAGTTGTCCTCTATTTTGGAATCATCGACATTTTACAAGACTATGATATTAGCAAGAAACTCGAGCACATGTACAAATCCTTACAGGTCAAGTCTACTTCAATTTCAGCAGTTGACCCAAAACTATATTCCAAAAGATTTCGAGATTTTATTGGGAGAATATTCATTAAAGATAGGTGA